One Bacillus sp. 1780r2a1 DNA segment encodes these proteins:
- the panC gene encoding pantoate--beta-alanine ligase: protein MKVISTAKDMQELSIQLQRQGKTIGFVPTMGFLHEGHLALLKQARAENDVVVLSIFVNPTQFGPNEDFDTYPRDFKRDERLAKAEEADYLFYPSVDEMYPGQASISISVTNRVDVLCGAKRPGHFDGVATVLTKLFHLVQPKRAYFGKKDAQQVAVVHGLITDFKFPIELVAVDTVREDDGLAKSSRNVNLLDAERNEAPALYRSLQEAKQLVESGERDVATIKAQIERTIKNNTSGTIDYVAIYSYPELKPLNKLDGQVIIALAIQFSKARLIDNIIMAI from the coding sequence ATGAAAGTTATCTCTACTGCCAAGGATATGCAAGAGCTTTCGATTCAGCTTCAGCGTCAAGGGAAAACAATCGGATTTGTACCGACAATGGGATTTCTACATGAAGGTCACCTTGCGCTACTTAAACAGGCGCGTGCAGAGAACGATGTGGTCGTTTTAAGCATTTTTGTTAATCCAACTCAGTTCGGACCAAACGAGGACTTTGATACGTACCCACGAGACTTTAAACGTGATGAACGCTTAGCTAAAGCGGAAGAGGCTGATTATTTATTTTACCCAAGCGTGGATGAAATGTATCCTGGTCAAGCTTCCATTTCTATATCGGTCACTAACCGTGTAGATGTGCTTTGTGGAGCCAAGCGTCCAGGTCATTTTGACGGTGTTGCAACAGTCCTAACAAAACTGTTTCATCTTGTACAGCCTAAGCGAGCATACTTTGGGAAAAAGGATGCTCAGCAAGTAGCCGTGGTGCATGGATTGATTACTGATTTTAAGTTCCCAATTGAGCTCGTAGCGGTTGATACGGTGCGAGAAGACGATGGCCTTGCTAAAAGTTCAAGAAATGTGAACTTGCTAGATGCTGAGCGTAACGAAGCGCCTGCTTTGTATCGAAGTCTACAAGAAGCGAAGCAATTAGTTGAAAGCGGTGAGCGTGACGTTGCGACAATTAAAGCGCAGATTGAAAGAACGATTAAAAATAATACGAGCGGTACAATAGATTACGTAGCGATTTATTCTTACCCTGAGCTAAAGCCTCTAAATAAGCTAGATGGACAGGTTATTATTGCGCTCGCTATA